The genomic interval GTGTTTTGTAACTAACTAATATAAATTAAATTATAGGAGGAAAATCATGAAAAATGAGATTAGAAGGTTTATAAAGGAAGAGGATGGTTTAGGAACAGTGGAGATAGTTTTGTTGATAGCTATTTTGATAGGTTTAGCTCTATTGTTTAAAAAAAGAATTGTAAAAATTGTAAATGGATTAATTGATAAATTAGATGCAGATACAGGTATTGATTCCACCAAGTAGTTAGATATTAAGGATGTGTAATGAGTGAAATTTCGGGGAGCATTTTTCAATACTAAAGGAAGTTTAACAGTAGAAGCAGCATTAGTATTTCCTGTTGTTTTGCTAGTCATATTTTCGATGATTTTTATGTGTGTCTTGTTGTATCAAAGTGCATATTTACAAACTACAGCAGATCAAATAGCTCAAATTAGTGCTTTGAATTGGAATAATACTAAAAGAATTGAAGCATTGAATAATAAAAATATACCAATTTCTACAACTACATATTTAGAAGGAGATTTATATT from Abyssisolibacter fermentans carries:
- a CDS encoding Flp1 family type IVb pilin; translation: MKNEIRRFIKEEDGLGTVEIVLLIAILIGLALLFKKRIVKIVNGLIDKLDADTGIDSTK